From the genome of Malus sylvestris chromosome 6, drMalSylv7.2, whole genome shotgun sequence, one region includes:
- the LOC126625048 gene encoding cytochrome P450 736A117-like has product MLINTYHDIMNKLQTEVRGIVGNGAHITEDDLVEMHYFKAVVKETLRSENRWLEDVEIVGYKIKSETEVVIYAWQIARDPKLNKKPEEFEPERFLNRGIDYKGNDFQLIPFGAGRRVCPEIQFAIAVNEIALTSNVHKFHWELPGGASGEDLHTAESTYGKNCLVERGGRINCLKVKCTANN; this is encoded by the coding sequence ATGCTGATCAACACATATCATGATATCATGAACAAATTGCAGACTGAGGTACGAGGAATAGTCGGTAACGGAGCACACATAACAGAAGATGATTTGGTAGAAATGCACTACTTTAAGGCGGTGGTTAAGGAGACTCTTCGCAGTGAAAATAGGTGGTTAGAAGATGTGGAAATAGTTGGTTACAAAATCAAATCCGAGACAGAAGTGGTGATCTATGCATGGCAAATAGCAAGAGATCCCAAGCTAAACAAAAAACCAGAGGAGTTCGAGCCAGAAAGGTTCCTGAATAGGGGGATAGATTATAAAGGGAATGACTTTCAGTTGATTCCGTTCGGAGCTGGTAGGAGGGTCTGCCCGGAAATTCAGTTCGCCATAGCTGTTAATGAGATTGCCTTAACAAGTAACGTGCACAAGTTCCATTGGGAATTGCCTGGTGGAGCGAGCGGGGAGGATTTACACACGGCTGAATCTACTTATGGGAAAAACTGCCTAGTGGAGCGAGGGGGGAGGATTAACTGCTTAAAAGTTAAGTGCACTGCTAATAATTGA